CATCATTGGACCCCACCGAAAGGTTTGTAATataatcgttcgttcgtttactCATTATTTCAGCACCTAACCTTTGAGAAGGCAACAGATTCGAATCTCTTTTTTACGGACTATAGGAAACAACGGTACTGTTTCTACGTTTCTATGCACGTGATAGATTCCTATATTTTGTGTGCAGGTCATGTCGATCCTGGTGAATCAGACATGGAAGCTGCGCTACgtgaaacagaagaagaagcggGCTTATTGGttaatgatttaaatattttcgaaaacgTGAAGGAAGAACAAAATTACGAAGCAAATGGAAAACCGAAAATTGTCATTTATTGGTTAGCAGAATTATTAGATCCTGAGAAACCGATTCGATTGTCACACGAACATCAAGCATTTAAATGGCTTCCGCTGGAAGAAGCTTGTTCCGTAGCAAAGTATAAAGAAATGCAAACCACAttgagaaattttaacgattatatattaaaaaatctctcttaaataataatatagagtTTCTACAAATCCTGATGCTATTGTTAAAATtgttatcttttctttcaaaataatacatatacatataagatcTTCTCCATAATCTCGTTTGTAAGTTAACGGTAG
The nucleotide sequence above comes from Bombus pyrosoma isolate SC7728 linkage group LG1, ASM1482585v1, whole genome shotgun sequence. Encoded proteins:
- the LOC122567814 gene encoding bis(5'-nucleosyl)-tetraphosphatase [asymmetrical], with product MTTRACGFVVFRRVQGIIEYLLMQVSYGTHHWTPPKGHVDPGESDMEAALRETEEEAGLLVNDLNIFENVKEEQNYEANGKPKIVIYWLAELLDPEKPIRLSHEHQAFKWLPLEEACSVAKYKEMQTTLRNFNDYILKNLS